The nucleotide window TAAGGTGAATTTCCACCTGAAGACTGAAAGAACTAGAATTTTGAGAGATGCACTCTTCCACCCCAATGTGTATTGATgaaatttaagaataaataaaatgaatacaaagCATATTACAAACATTATGGGTTTGGAATAACCTCGTTTTAGGCTGCAGAACAGTTCCCCTTCTCATTTATTCAGCTATTGATACAGAGCTGGGAATATGCCAGCTGTTGACATGAGCTTGACACCCTAAGCCACCTTCCAAATGTTTTAGACAGGCATTGGGCAAACAAGCTCTTTCTCAGGCTATTAGTTAAACTATATTTTCTCTATACTCTCCcattctctttccctcctttaTTCACCCTTTTTTCACATGTAGATAACATTCAActcatatttctttctctgtatctGATATTACACAAAGGGAAAGCCTCTCCACCTTtgttaaacaaaattatttcctttggtGGGTCAGCCACCTGAACATACCACATAAAAGTGTGTTGGCAGGAACTAATGTTGTTTCTGGCAGGACAGCCAACAGTATCCTCACTGGTACATCCTTTAGCTGGTGGTGCTGAACTAAAAGGCAGGGTAAGAAGCTTTCTTGAATAACTTGAGTACTGTCATGTGGATCACAGGCTTGAATCCAAtgactgaaaaaacagaaatatgaaaaaaggaaCGTGTAAACAGCAAGTTTGAAAAAAGAATGGCAAAAATCAGGATTAAACTTGAAGTCCTTTAATTAAAGCTTTCTGAAAGGGTGCCTCAGTTCAAGACAAgctttatttaactttttcGCTTCCACTTTTTACCCAGTAGCTTACCATATAGTTAATAAAAGATTCTATGTATCCTAAGGCAGTAACATAATATTTATAAGCCTAAACATATTCTCAGTAACTATACCACTGCTAGCCTGAGCAATGCTACTACAATTACTCAACAAGACAAGACCAGAAGGTCTCAGGGCTTTCCTTTGCCAGCTGCTACCACTAACACCAAGCATGTTAATGGATACCATTATTATATTCAGTAAAAGTGGAAACCACCAATGCCAATGGCAGCTTCCAGTTCTGTCACTGTTCCAGCCTGGTCACATACCACTGTTACATGGCTCTTATACCCCCAGCAGCACATATGTGCTTCTGAAGTTTACTCATGATCATAACTGTTGGTTGTAGAAGGAAAACGATGCTTTTACTCtggttctttttaaaattagaaaaattaagTCACATACAGATACAAAATTAGGGTTTTTCTTCAGCCATAATGCTAAGAAATCTGGGTATCTATATGATAAATCACATCATGGCCAGTTTTAGAAGTATAGCTACAAAtatcagaaagcagcagaagcaggggCAGCCTGTCTGCTGTAAgtgttcaacatttttatttgctgtaaaaATGTGCAACCTATTTGACACAAATGTCTcgtattagaaaaatatattaatattggTCTGTATTTCAttagaaaacagtaaaacttttaattttgaatataaTTAGAGAATAAATATGATTACAAACCCCAGAGACATACAAAGGAGAAGCAGTTAAACTATAGGTATCTGAGGGGCCAAGCAGGACCAGAACAAATTTTTTTGCACTCAGAATAAAAGGTTTATCAAAAGTCGCCACAATTTTCACAAAAGCGTCACAGTAGAAACATGAACTATTAGACTTAGCTAAATGTCATGCTGCAGTGagtaagaacaaacaaaaacttgcaaATGCAGAGTTTGTTCTTTGTTATCGTGAAAGCCTGGCAGTACTCCAATACTGGAATAATTCCAGACAAGCACACCAGTTGTGCAGTGCCTTTGAACTTTTAAAGctaatgtttttcctttaatgtttAACATCTTATCTATTTTAAACTCGCTGTGTGAGtggatttcagaaataaactCAAGGAACcaaaattttaacatttcacaACCACTTGGGTAACAGGCAACTAACTGCCCGTGAGCAAATCCCGGGAAGCTTAGGGCACTGAGGTATGGCTGATATTTCAAAACAGAGTGCCCTAGGAAACTGCCTATTATTGCTTGCACATTGCCGAACAGCTGAATTTGTACATGCATGACATTGCAAGGCTTTCTAGCTGCAAAACGCGTAGTTGTCTGGGTCTGAAACAGCTCGGATTTAACATCAACCCATTACATTTTGTCAACGTTCTCCGTTAGATAATATGAAAAGGGTACTTTTCACTTATCACATCATATTGCTACTGCTTATAAACACATTCAATTCAAAATAGAacacctggagcactgctgcAGGCTCCCTAGCAGCTTCTTCTTGTCTGTCACAaacctcttctgttttcatacCCTTTGCACAGCATCCAGCATAGGTCCATTCCCAGCAGTTGCGTTCCCACAAATGCTGGCCCTTTCCCTGCTTTCTGTTGAGATTTGGGACAGATGGTACCTGGGATGTCAGAAATGCAAGTTTTACTGTGCTGCCGCTTTGCCCCTACTCGGTCCCTGTGCCCCTGACGCTGCTCAGGCTGAGCGCCCCCCACACCCGCTGCGCCGCAACCAGACCCAGCAGCTGGCGCCTGCGAGGGCCCCACGCGGGCCCGGCCGCGAGGatccccccgcgccccccgcttCGGGCCCCCCGCTTCCGGCGCCCCGCGGCCTCGCCCCTCCGCCGCTCGCCGGCCACCCCCGCGTCTGATGCAATCACCGCCCGGCCTTGCCTCCAGCcgcgggcggccccgggccTGTCGTCACGCCGCCCCGGCCAATGAGGAAGAGCCACGACGGCAGAAAgccgggcggggcggcggcgcccgCAGAGCGCCGTGCGCGCGCCGGGCGCGGGCCGTTCTCTCCTGCGCCGGCCATGGCAGCGCTCCccggggccgcggccccgcgcctGCTCCTCATCCCCGGCGAGGCGGCCGAGCCCGCCGCCGGCCGGCGCCTTTCCGTCGTCCTGCCGGCAGGagcggccccgagccccccgggggctccgCAGCCGGCCCGCAAGCGGCAGCGGCTCACCCATCTGAGCCCGGAGGAGAAGGCGCTGCGCAGGTGAGTGGGGGgccggcggcgcggcgcggcggggcggccgctgGTGCTGACGGCCGCGGTGCCCCGCAGGAAGCTGAAAAACCGCGTGGCGGCCCAGAGCGCCCGGGACAGGAAGAAAGCGCGGATGacggagctggagcagcaggtggtggagctggaggaggaggtaAGGAGCTCGGCGGCCCCGCGGGAGGGTGGCTGCGGCGGCACCTGCTGCGACCCCCCTGCCTGCGCGGCTCTCTGCAGAaccagaagctgctgctggagaaccAGCTCCTGCGGGAGAAGACGTGCAGCCTTTCCCTGGAGAACCAGGAGCTCCGCTGCCGCCTGGGTTTGGATgttctgaaaacagagaaagaaagcgAGTCCAAGGTGAGCACTGCGGTGTTCTTGGTGGCAGTCTTGTGCTGTTTCTTGGCAGAGCCTGTTAAGAGTCGCTGTGCTCTAGGAGGCAACTGTGCGGTAATGCCAGGGAGCAATAATCCCAGTGTTGAGAGTCTCCAGGCTGAAACAGGTATGCTCTGAAGAGAGCATGCTTTGTGTGCCAGAAATACTCTTGTCTTCCGAGAGGAGGCTTTCCCACAGATTGAGTAGTTGTCGAGTCTTAAGCGAGCACCATTGGTAGTGTGGGAGATAGTGAGCTCATTAGTCCCAAGCTGTTTTATGTCACCTGCATTTCTATACTATGCTGTGGAAGCGAAATAAGAATTCTTAGTCATGTGTGGCTGTCTCAGAAGAACAGGGGAGATAGTGAGAGGCTGAGCTCTCTATTAAAAGTGGTGAACAAGGTGGATTTGCAGAGGTATAGAAGTTTGTGTCACTTTTGCAAGCGGCCTCATCGCTTCAGGCTGCTACTGTATAAGCAAGGAGAGACTAATGGGGGAAGCCTTTGCAGAGAGAGAATGGTCTTCAGGATGCTGTATTGTCTGCCAGAACATATGTGATGACTGacaaagctttttctttggTCCAGGTCGTGATGGAATCACAAGTGGATGAGATCGGGTTGGTGACCGGGTCCGCTGAGTCCGCAGCACTCAGACTACGTGTTCCTCTGCAGCAGGTGCAGGCCCAGCAGTCACCATTTCTGACAAATTCCACATGGATTCTGATGGCAGTGACTCTTCAGATTCTGAGGTAAGCATCTGCTTCTGTCCTAAATGCCCATGAAATTCAGAACCACTGTGGATTTAAGACTCAGTTGAGAACTTCTTGATGTAGAGTTTCTTGATGACTTTCCACAGTTAGcttgttttttaagctttggAATATTATACCTGGGGCTCAAGACAGCTAGGGATCCTGTGAGTACAAGACAAGTTAATGCAACTTGAACAAGTCTGGCTTTTGTAATGTGAGATAATATTGCACAGAATAGCCTCTTAGTTCTTACAGCAAAGCATGCAAATACAAACTGCATACTGTGCTTTTACTGTTGCTGAAaacatataattattttctttatgtctGATATTTAACAAGGTTGTTGGAACTTAAAGACTGTCCAATGTGAATCTCTTTTAGAAACTTAAAGACAGGAAGGTTACACAGCTTTTAGTCACGGGCATATCTGCCTGCATCTGGTTCTGGTACTTGCTCTGTGGACTTGGCGGATTCTATGGTGTTTTTATACAATAGGTCCAAGATTTTGAGGAGCTTCTAGTAGAGATTGAACATCTAATCCAGAGTTTGACAAATCTCTAGTACCCTTACAAGAGAACTAATGGACAGAAGTTCTGAACAATaagtaattttctgttctgataaGTGGTGTGCTTGGTAAAACTCCTAATTCTGTGATGTTAGCATATTTTAACTTCCAGGTGAGGGTGAACTGATGCTGCAACAGATGTTTTCCTGTAATAGTTGTAGGCTGTCTTTCTAAACCAGTGTTTTATTCTGCAGTCTGATCTCCTGTTGGGCTTTCTGGACAGTCTGGACCCAGAGATGTTTCTCAAATGTGCTGATTCAGAATCAGCATGCCTGGAAAAGCTGGAGGAAGAGATCTGTGGAGAAACAAATTCCATACCgacccccccctctccctctttgGGGTCCCCATCAGCTAAGCTGGAGGCCATTAATGAACTCATAAGGTTTGATCATGTATACACAAAGCCCTTAATATTGGAGATTCCTGTTAAAATGAGCAACCAAACCAATATGCTAGTGAAAATTGAGGAAGTATCTCTCTCTCCATCTGAAGACAAAGCTTTTGCTGAGATCCCAGTGTCTGTGAAAGAGGAACCCGTAGACAGCTTCATGCCAGAACTGGGCATCTCTCATCTGCTTCCCTCTCCTTGTAGCCTTGCAGCCTCAAGCAATCTGTTGGATGCTGGTAGTGACTCAGGATATGAAGGATCCCTGTCACCTTTCAGTGACATGTCCTCTCCACTTGATACTGACCATGCCTGGGAGGATAGCTTTGCAAATGAACTATTTCCCCAGCTGATCAGTGTCTAACTCAGTGTTAACTCTCCCTGATTAACTATTTTGGCAGGGTAACAGGATATGCCCTTTGAGGGGCATGTGTGGGAAATCAAGTGTATACAGAAAAATTATCATTTCTACCTAAGAATGCTGGTAGGTGGGGTGATAGCCAATGTATTTCTACttgtatgaagaaaaaaaaaaaactagggTGTTGCCCCTGTGTCTGTTGACCCCCTCACCCAGTGTTGGCTTATGAGAGAAGTTGTTTTCTCAGTAACTTGGCAATTTGGCTGAacctgaaaatcaaaatattcattttctttaatgctgAAAGCTTTAATGGTCTCTTCATGTATAGACAGCTGGGTTAAAACTAGAGTCTGTACATCTTATGGACTTACTGTGTAAatgcttgttttccatttgctaTGTAGAGttgctttctccattttaatatttaactgTATTGGTGCAATTAAAGTGCAATGCAGCTCACTTCTTGTCTTGTATCTCAATGGGGAGGGGAGAGTGTCTGTACCTGCTGAAGTCTGAAACTCTACAGAAATTTCTGGAAGTTAGACCTTTCAGTGGCTGGTCTTCTGCTGCCTTGATGCACCTACTGATCCAGTGGTACTACTGTGGTGCATGTAGCTGAGTGCTTTAGCAGCCTTTGTCATGTCTTGGAGCACGTGATGTTGCAAGCTGTTCAGTATAGATAGGTTTGTAGGGTGGCCAGAGATGCTATAGAGCAAAATCTGCAGCCATAATAGGGAATGCAAGTGGCAGTAGCTTGATGTCTGAATAAAACTAATTCCTTCCTCTTGGTAACTTTTGTTGTACAGAATACTCTAGGCTGAGTGAAGGTCAGTGCTTTTCAAGTCACATGTTTAGTACTCATGAAGTAGCGAGACAAGGTAAAAAAGGTATAGATTCTGCATTATCACAGGAAttcctgaaacaaaaatcaacttTGTAGGAGCTAATTTCACATATAACAGTATGACTACgtagtttttgttgttctcaGCCACTTGTTGCAATGGCacagtatagaaaaaaaaacttgaattGGACTGATAGGGAAGAAACTGTGATGTATCCCAAGTAAGAGCTGTTCCAGGTGTTTGTACAactgttcttgttttcagttctgttgcATGTCTTGCATTCTATTTGGACAGAAATAGCTTATGGGAGGTAAGGAGGAGCATTGGGTTACTAATGTTTAAGGCGACAGGACTTTGTTTTACAAACTTAAGTAacttactttttaataaaatacccTGTCTGAATACTGGATAGTAGTAAAAAGTAACTGCAAAACAAacttggatttaaaaaataaatttgtggtAGTCTGAAAACAGCTTATTATACTTTCACACTGGAAAATGGGGTGACTGCAAGAGGACCCTTAGTACATAATGCATGTTGCaaatctgaaaagcaagcaGTTAAATGAGGATGACAAAAgtaatacaaaattaatatgAAGTTCCAATAATGCTAATtaataaattcaaaaaaaaaaaggcaaaaagaattaaaaaataatgttttggaCAAGCAAGGAAAAAGTTTCTCACCTCTTTAAAACTCAGCTCTAAGGTTTCTAGCTGAGAAGTCCAAAACAGTTCATAGTGTAAGTATACAGTACTTGAAATAATGCCTGGAAAAGGACTGAGATTTTCACATACCTTCCTCAGGGCTATAGAAAGGTTGAGGTTAGCACACCAGAGATGTGCAGCCCATCCCACTGGTTTGTGGCtatatattctgttttcagacaTCTGGCCTTTAAAGAGTAGCACATTAAAGACTAAGCATAGTGATGACATAGCAGTGTTTCTGTTCAGTGCTGCATTACTTTCAGGCAATGTGTGTGTTCTTGTGAGTTTGTTGTCTGAGACATCTAATGTAGACTTAGTATTGATTATTCCTGTatgaggttttcattttttttttttttcctaggagtTGATCCCAAATGTAGattgaagtgttttgttttgttttttgataagACACTATTTTCCTTAAGATACCCAGgttattactgatttttctcattctggTTTCACTCATGATTCTTACCACTTgaactgctttttctgtgcaCCTGGAGAGGATGTTGTAGCTATAATAAGCACTTAAACTGATAGCCATTTTAATAGCTACTGAAAGTAAGGCCTTTGCTTCCCCGTcctaacccccccccccccccaaaaaaaaaaaaaaaaagttagtggTACTAGAAAGCTCAGTACTGATACCTTTGagatttttaaattgatttgaTTTATTAAACTGGTGATTTGAACCAGCATTTTTGAGCATAGTTTGGCTGCACGGATATGCTTTTTAGGTTTCCTGTAAACTTCAGAGCCTGTCCTAGGGCAGCCCAGTGTCTTTGAAGCAAAGGCTGCTaccacagcagaggaaggaagcagtgatggtgtaaatgtttttttttttttttttccccac belongs to Aythya fuligula isolate bAytFul2 chromosome 17, bAytFul2.pri, whole genome shotgun sequence and includes:
- the XBP1 gene encoding X-box-binding protein 1 isoform X2 produces the protein MAALPGAAAPRLLLIPGEAAEPAAGRRLSVVLPAGAAPSPPGAPQPARKRQRLTHLSPEEKALRRKLKNRVAAQSARDRKKARMTELEQQVVELEEENQKLLLENQLLREKTCSLSLENQELRCRLGLDVLKTEKESESKVSTAVFLVATTCSSAAGAGPAVTISDKFHMDSDGSDSSDSESDLLLGFLDSLDPEMFLKCADSESACLEKLEEEICGETNSIPTPPSPSLGSPSAKLEAINELIRFDHVYTKPLILEIPVKMSNQTNMLVKIEEVSLSPSEDKAFAEIPVSVKEEPVDSFMPELGISHLLPSPCSLAASSNLLDAGSDSGYEGSLSPFSDMSSPLDTDHAWEDSFANELFPQLISV
- the XBP1 gene encoding X-box-binding protein 1 isoform X1: MAALPGAAAPRLLLIPGEAAEPAAGRRLSVVLPAGAAPSPPGAPQPARKRQRLTHLSPEEKALRRKLKNRVAAQSARDRKKARMTELEQQVVELEEENQKLLLENQLLREKTCSLSLENQELRCRLGLDVLKTEKESESKVVMESQVDEIGLVTGSAESAALRLRVPLQQVQAQQSPFLTNSTWILMAVTLQILSLISCWAFWTVWTQRCFSNVLIQNQHAWKSWRKRSVEKQIPYRPPPLPLWGPHQLSWRPLMNS